In Deinococcus yavapaiensis KR-236, one genomic interval encodes:
- a CDS encoding MogA/MoaB family molybdenum cofactor biosynthesis protein has translation MGREEHVSASPERVRAAVLTISDTRTSETDKSGRYLQDALSSAGHDVVGYRIVPDEADEIRAAFHDFSRVAQVVISSGGTGITGRDVTVPVVESLLRKPMPGFGELFRMLSYAEVGGAAMLSRAVGGLADGALIFALPGSLNAAQTAWDKLLKDELGHLVFEMLRHAPSERASNGPGNAS, from the coding sequence ATGGGCCGAGAAGAGCACGTCTCCGCGAGTCCCGAGCGCGTTCGGGCCGCCGTCCTCACGATCAGCGACACGCGCACGTCCGAGACGGACAAGAGCGGACGTTACCTGCAAGACGCCTTGTCGTCCGCAGGGCACGACGTCGTCGGATACCGCATCGTGCCCGACGAGGCCGACGAGATTCGGGCCGCCTTTCACGACTTCTCGCGTGTCGCGCAAGTCGTGATTTCGAGCGGTGGAACGGGCATCACGGGGCGGGACGTGACGGTTCCGGTCGTGGAAAGCCTGCTTCGCAAGCCGATGCCGGGCTTCGGAGAACTCTTTCGCATGCTCAGCTACGCGGAGGTGGGCGGCGCGGCGATGCTGAGCCGAGCGGTCGGGGGATTGGCGGACGGAGCCTTGATCTTCGCGCTTCCGGGCAGCTTGAACGCGGCGCAAACGGCGTGGGACAAGCTGTTGAAGGACGAACTGGGGCATCTGGTGTTCGAGATGTTGCGGCACGCGCCGAGCGAACGGGCATCGAACGGGCCGGGGAACGCTTCGTGA
- a CDS encoding cation:proton antiporter, whose product MKRLVGLAAFLLASTAFAAGEAPPFFPQLTLLALLAAGVAYLSFRLGLVPIIGFLLAGVVAGPSVLGLVRNEELINAAAELGVILLLFAIGIEFSLDRLARIGRLIFVGGGLQVAGVIVVTTLALIPFGVALNAAIFTGCLLALSSTAIVMKLLSDKGQTSSETGQVSLGMLIFQDLAVVVMVLLVPILGGRGGSPLDIVWALGKAALLVAGVLIFARRVMPLVLEAVARTCSQEIFLLTVIAICFGTAWISSVAGVSLALGAFLAGLVVSESRFGRQALGEVLPLQILFSAAFFVSVGLLLDVRFLLANLPLVAGVLLLVVTVKALTSAFGARLLGYAPGVALGAGFLLAQIGEFSFVLERTGREYGLSPAGLGTGGTQAFIAATVVLMALTPVLARLGGTIGERFSKSTPASSTAEPHEGFGGLRDHVLIAGYGDLGRRIAGALHAADVPFGIVTLSPDGAQQAQQAGYHVMLGDYSRPYMLAEAGADRARLLIVPDDEVEMAGRVVSVVRANYPNVRVVASAEERHAHELRSAGAHDVMSDHDEVLELLAHALRSDMSETGPRPQRREERFVPAAEVSLTPSQRASSACTHTSAATTVVPRTDGCEECLASGDSWVHLRVCLTCGHVGCCDSSKNKHATKHHHTTAHPLVRSVEKGETWAWCYEDKVTL is encoded by the coding sequence ATGAAGCGACTCGTGGGGCTGGCCGCCTTCCTGCTCGCGTCGACCGCGTTCGCCGCCGGAGAAGCGCCGCCGTTCTTTCCGCAACTCACCTTGCTCGCCTTGCTCGCGGCGGGCGTGGCGTACCTGTCGTTCCGCCTCGGCCTCGTGCCGATCATCGGCTTTCTGCTCGCCGGCGTCGTGGCGGGCCCGAGCGTCCTCGGGCTCGTACGAAACGAAGAGCTCATCAACGCCGCCGCCGAGCTCGGCGTGATCTTGCTGCTCTTCGCCATCGGCATCGAGTTCAGCCTCGATCGCCTCGCGCGCATCGGGCGCCTGATCTTCGTCGGAGGCGGCCTTCAGGTCGCGGGAGTCATCGTCGTGACGACCCTCGCCCTGATTCCCTTCGGCGTGGCCCTCAACGCCGCCATCTTCACGGGCTGCCTGCTGGCCTTGTCGAGCACGGCGATCGTCATGAAGCTTCTCTCCGACAAGGGCCAAACGAGCTCCGAGACGGGCCAGGTGAGCCTCGGGATGCTGATCTTCCAGGACCTCGCCGTCGTCGTGATGGTCCTGCTCGTGCCGATCTTGGGCGGACGAGGCGGATCACCCCTCGACATCGTGTGGGCGCTCGGCAAGGCCGCCCTGCTCGTCGCGGGCGTCCTGATCTTCGCGCGGCGCGTGATGCCGCTCGTCCTGGAAGCCGTCGCGCGCACCTGCTCGCAAGAGATCTTCTTGCTGACCGTCATCGCGATCTGCTTCGGCACCGCCTGGATCAGTTCCGTCGCCGGGGTGAGTTTGGCCCTCGGCGCGTTCCTCGCGGGCCTCGTCGTATCCGAAAGCCGCTTCGGGCGTCAAGCGCTCGGCGAGGTCCTGCCCCTGCAGATCTTGTTCAGCGCCGCCTTCTTCGTGTCCGTGGGGTTGCTGCTCGACGTGCGCTTTCTGCTCGCGAACCTTCCTCTCGTCGCGGGCGTGCTGCTGCTCGTCGTCACCGTGAAGGCCCTCACGTCCGCGTTCGGCGCGCGTCTCCTGGGATACGCGCCCGGCGTCGCTCTCGGCGCGGGCTTCCTGCTCGCGCAGATCGGCGAGTTCTCCTTTGTCTTGGAACGCACGGGCCGCGAGTACGGCCTGTCGCCCGCCGGGCTCGGTACGGGCGGCACCCAAGCCTTCATCGCCGCCACGGTCGTCCTGATGGCCCTCACGCCCGTCCTCGCGCGGCTCGGCGGGACGATCGGCGAGCGATTCTCGAAATCGACGCCCGCGTCCTCCACTGCCGAACCCCACGAAGGGTTCGGAGGGCTGCGCGACCACGTGCTCATCGCCGGGTACGGCGACCTCGGAAGGCGAATCGCGGGGGCGCTGCACGCCGCCGACGTGCCGTTCGGCATCGTCACTCTCAGTCCCGACGGAGCGCAGCAAGCTCAACAGGCGGGCTATCACGTCATGCTCGGCGACTACAGCCGTCCGTACATGCTCGCCGAGGCGGGCGCGGACCGAGCGCGCCTGCTGATCGTGCCCGACGACGAAGTCGAAATGGCGGGCCGCGTCGTCTCCGTCGTGCGCGCCAACTACCCGAACGTGCGCGTCGTCGCGAGCGCCGAGGAGCGTCACGCCCACGAGTTGCGCTCGGCGGGCGCTCATGATGTGATGAGCGACCACGACGAAGTCCTCGAACTCCTCGCCCACGCTTTGAGGTCTGACATGTCCGAAACTGGTCCACGTCCGCAACGCCGTGAAGAACGCTTCGTGCCCGCCGCCGAGGTCTCACTGACTCCATCCCAGCGGGCTTCGAGCGCCTGCACGCACACTTCCGCCGCCACGACCGTCGTTCCGAGAACGGACGGCTGCGAGGAATGCCTCGCCTCCGGCGACTCGTGGGTCCACCTGCGGGTATGCCTGACGTGCGGGCACGTCGGTTGCTGCGACTCCAGCAAGAACAAGCACGCGACGAAACATCACCACACCACGGCCCATCCGCTCGTTCGCAGCGTCGAGAAAGGCGAGACGTGGGCGTGGTGCTACGAGGACAAGGTGACCCTCTGA
- a CDS encoding ABC transporter substrate-binding protein, whose translation MKKKAVLVTAVLLGATAAFAQGKRVEVFSWWSGDEGPALAALVKLYKQKYPSTEFVNATVAGGAGTNAKAVLKTRMLGGDPPDSFQVHAGQELIGTWVVANRMEDLSSLYKSEGWLSKFPKDLIPLLSSKGGIWSVPVNVHRSNVMWYVPANLKKWGVSAPKSIAELLTACNTLKAKGLAAPISVGDASFPQQHLWESIALGTLGRAGWADLFSGKLKFTDPKAVAIWTNFGKVLDCTNKDAGSLTWQQATDRVVKGQSAFNIMGDWAAGYMATTLKLKPGTDFGWSAAPGTSGTFLFLADSFGLPKGVKNKTEVTNWLKLLGSKEGQDAFNPLKGSIAARTDSDLSKYNAYSQSAARDWRRDAIAGSLVHGAVANETFMSGFNGIVAQFSQSRNAQAAAQAMQALATQAKLGQ comes from the coding sequence ATGAAGAAGAAAGCAGTTCTCGTCACGGCCGTTTTGCTTGGCGCCACCGCCGCGTTCGCGCAAGGCAAGCGCGTCGAAGTTTTTTCGTGGTGGTCGGGCGACGAAGGGCCCGCGCTCGCGGCCCTCGTCAAGCTCTACAAGCAGAAGTACCCCAGCACGGAGTTCGTCAACGCCACCGTCGCGGGCGGAGCGGGCACGAACGCGAAAGCGGTCCTCAAGACGCGCATGCTCGGCGGCGATCCGCCTGATTCCTTCCAAGTCCACGCGGGTCAAGAACTGATCGGCACGTGGGTCGTCGCCAACCGCATGGAGGACCTCTCGAGCTTGTACAAGTCCGAAGGTTGGCTCTCGAAGTTCCCGAAGGACCTCATTCCGCTGCTGTCGAGCAAGGGCGGCATCTGGAGCGTGCCCGTCAACGTGCACCGCTCGAACGTCATGTGGTACGTGCCCGCCAACCTCAAGAAGTGGGGCGTTTCGGCGCCCAAGTCGATCGCCGAATTGCTCACGGCCTGCAACACGCTCAAGGCCAAAGGGCTCGCCGCGCCCATCTCCGTCGGCGACGCGAGCTTTCCGCAACAACACTTGTGGGAGTCCATCGCGCTCGGCACGCTGGGCCGTGCGGGCTGGGCCGACCTCTTCAGCGGCAAGCTGAAGTTCACTGATCCGAAGGCCGTCGCGATCTGGACGAACTTCGGCAAGGTCCTCGACTGCACCAACAAGGACGCGGGCAGCTTGACGTGGCAGCAAGCGACCGACCGCGTCGTGAAGGGCCAATCGGCGTTCAACATCATGGGTGACTGGGCCGCCGGTTATATGGCCACGACGCTCAAGCTCAAGCCCGGCACCGACTTCGGCTGGTCCGCCGCGCCCGGCACGTCGGGCACCTTCTTGTTCCTCGCCGACTCGTTCGGCCTGCCCAAGGGCGTGAAGAACAAGACCGAAGTCACGAACTGGCTCAAGCTCCTCGGCAGCAAGGAAGGCCAAGACGCCTTCAACCCGCTCAAGGGCTCGATCGCTGCGCGCACCGACTCCGATCTCAGCAAGTACAACGCCTACTCGCAATCGGCCGCGCGTGACTGGCGCCGCGACGCCATCGCGGGCAGCCTCGTGCACGGCGCCGTCGCCAACGAGACGTTCATGAGCGGCTTCAACGGCATCGTCGCGCAGTTCAGCCAAAGCCGCAACGCGCAAGCGGCGGCGCAAGCCATGCAGGCCCTCGCGACGCAAGCGAAGCTCGGGCAGTAA
- a CDS encoding RluA family pseudouridine synthase, translating to MTDLLSFTATPGRLDAVLSVLSGISRSQVASLIEGGLVRVNGAAASKSGLKLKGGEILEVTVPPPAPSDVVPEDVPLDILFEDDALIAVNKPPGMVTHPAPSVNSGTLVNALLGRMTLPEQEGALGPDGYRPGIVHRLDKDTSGVIVVAKTVEAHARLAAAFKDRDTRKTYLAICGGTWTAEKTTRIDAPIGRHPVERQKMTVGGGAAREAQTTFVPLATVRTKGRTFALVRCEPRTGRTHQIRVHLAHLGSPIVGDETYGRESDAIGRQALHAWQLRLPHPVTGDELHLTAFPPDDLLSAWVKLGGDIPKILTSE from the coding sequence ATGACCGACCTCCTTTCCTTCACCGCCACGCCGGGACGGCTCGACGCCGTGCTGAGCGTCCTGTCCGGCATCAGCCGCTCGCAAGTCGCCTCGCTCATCGAAGGCGGGCTCGTGCGCGTGAACGGCGCCGCGGCCAGCAAGAGCGGCTTGAAGCTCAAAGGCGGCGAGATCCTCGAAGTGACCGTGCCGCCGCCCGCTCCGAGCGACGTCGTGCCCGAAGACGTTCCCCTCGACATCCTCTTCGAAGACGACGCCCTCATCGCCGTGAACAAACCGCCCGGCATGGTGACGCACCCCGCGCCGAGCGTGAACAGCGGGACCCTTGTGAACGCCTTGCTGGGCCGCATGACCTTGCCGGAGCAGGAAGGCGCCCTCGGACCCGACGGGTACCGCCCGGGCATCGTCCACCGCCTCGACAAGGACACGAGCGGCGTGATCGTGGTGGCGAAGACCGTGGAAGCGCACGCGCGCCTCGCGGCGGCCTTCAAGGACCGCGACACGAGGAAGACCTACCTCGCGATCTGCGGCGGCACATGGACGGCCGAAAAGACGACGAGGATCGACGCCCCGATCGGACGCCACCCCGTGGAGCGACAAAAGATGACGGTCGGCGGCGGCGCGGCGCGCGAAGCGCAAACGACCTTCGTGCCCCTCGCGACGGTCAGGACGAAAGGGCGGACCTTCGCGCTCGTGCGGTGCGAGCCGAGAACGGGCCGCACGCACCAGATTCGCGTGCACCTCGCCCACCTCGGCTCGCCCATCGTGGGCGACGAGACGTACGGCCGCGAAAGCGACGCCATCGGCCGTCAAGCGCTGCACGCCTGGCAGTTGCGTCTCCCCCACCCCGTCACGGGCGACGAGCTTCACCTCACGGCGTTCCCGCCCGACGATCTGCTGAGCGCGTGGGTGAAGCTCGGAGGCGACATTCCAAAAATCCTGACTTCAGAATGA
- a CDS encoding ROK family transcriptional regulator, with protein sequence MTHDVLDLAAIRAQHTLLLLKMLWHEDLSRVELSRRVGLSRSAISNIVAELLDAGLLEEVGRDESRAGAGRKATMLRLCARAVYLLAVDLGARHLRVALLDLRCDVVAFEERKHDIASGPAATYREIERLLHVVLGRSGVTLEQVAMIGVGVPGPVDHHTGKVVRPPNMSNWDGENIAAALGARFPVPVTADNDANLGALAEWRFGIHKGTPDLIYIKAAKGIGAGILLGGHLYRGARGGAGEIGHISINEMGPRGRSGNPGSLESYAAADIVVANMRAKVRGESRSNLTAMSDLADLLRFADCDTIARDVWQETGRHLGVAITTVLNLFNPSVVVIGGQLALAGQPLIDAVRDVVAERALHISRDSVAIDLSHLGANVGVLGAGAMMLEELFTPRGLRRLYRVSGANAPPAASPSTPPAHSTQHPSISVTPWRDV encoded by the coding sequence ATGACCCATGATGTCCTCGATTTGGCTGCCATTCGGGCGCAACACACGCTGTTGCTCCTGAAAATGTTGTGGCACGAGGACCTCTCTCGCGTCGAATTGTCGCGCCGCGTCGGCTTGTCGCGCAGCGCCATCAGCAACATCGTCGCCGAGCTGCTCGACGCGGGCTTGCTCGAGGAAGTCGGGCGCGACGAAAGCCGCGCGGGCGCGGGCCGCAAGGCGACCATGCTGCGACTGTGCGCCCGCGCCGTGTACCTGTTGGCCGTCGACCTCGGCGCCCGACACCTTCGCGTCGCCCTCCTCGACTTGCGCTGCGACGTGGTCGCCTTCGAAGAGCGAAAGCACGACATCGCCTCCGGTCCCGCCGCCACCTACCGTGAAATCGAGCGCCTTCTGCACGTCGTCCTCGGACGCTCGGGCGTCACGCTCGAGCAAGTCGCCATGATCGGTGTCGGCGTTCCTGGCCCGGTCGATCACCACACGGGCAAGGTCGTGCGGCCTCCCAACATGTCCAACTGGGACGGCGAGAACATCGCCGCCGCGCTCGGCGCCCGCTTTCCCGTTCCCGTCACGGCCGACAACGACGCCAACCTCGGCGCGCTCGCCGAGTGGCGCTTCGGCATCCACAAGGGCACGCCCGACCTCATCTACATCAAGGCCGCCAAAGGCATCGGGGCGGGCATCCTGCTCGGCGGGCATCTGTACCGAGGTGCGCGCGGCGGGGCGGGCGAAATCGGTCACATCTCCATCAACGAGATGGGACCGAGGGGCCGCAGCGGCAATCCCGGCAGCCTCGAAAGCTACGCCGCCGCCGACATCGTCGTCGCGAACATGCGCGCCAAGGTGCGCGGCGAGTCGCGCTCCAACCTCACCGCGATGAGCGACCTCGCCGATCTGCTGCGTTTCGCCGACTGTGACACCATCGCCCGTGACGTGTGGCAGGAAACGGGCCGCCACCTCGGCGTGGCCATCACCACCGTCCTCAACCTCTTCAATCCCAGCGTCGTCGTGATCGGCGGGCAACTCGCCCTCGCGGGGCAACCTTTGATCGACGCGGTGCGCGACGTCGTCGCCGAGCGCGCCCTGCACATCAGCCGTGACAGCGTCGCCATCGACCTCAGCCACCTCGGCGCGAACGTCGGCGTCCTCGGCGCGGGCGCCATGATGCTCGAGGAACTCTTCACGCCGCGCGGCCTGCGCCGCCTGTACCGCGTCAGCGGGGCCAACGCGCCCCCTGCCGCCTCACCGTCCACGCCACCCGCTCATTCCACACAACACCCGTCGATTTCCGTAACCCCCTGGAGGGACGTATGA
- a CDS encoding DUF350 domain-containing protein encodes MDISREVGILLLSVLYAFVGTLLLLVGYRLFDRFTPTDAQKKIFEEGNVAVAVLFGGFLVGLAIVIAAALSG; translated from the coding sequence ATGGACATCTCGAGGGAAGTCGGCATCCTGCTGCTGTCGGTGTTGTACGCGTTCGTGGGCACGTTGCTGCTGTTGGTCGGCTATCGGCTGTTCGATCGCTTCACGCCGACCGACGCGCAGAAGAAAATATTCGAGGAGGGCAACGTCGCGGTCGCCGTGTTGTTCGGCGGGTTCTTGGTCGGCCTCGCGATCGTCATCGCGGCGGCCCTCAGCGGCTGA
- a CDS encoding carbohydrate ABC transporter permease, giving the protein MTTTVPETRASAAPRRFSLSRALVYLALVVAALFFLVPIYLLIVTALKTPDAINLDTTWHLPGTWNWGSFTEAWSKVSGGLRNSLLLAVAATALSALLGSLNGYALSKWKFPGADLLFALMLFGMFIPYQAVLIPLFQFIKGIGLYGSLWGLILAHVVYGLPITTLIFRNYYSEVPDALIEASRIDGAGFWGIYSKVIFPLSVPGFVVVVIWQFTQVWNEFLFGVTLANPSSQPITAALAQLSGGQAVSWNLPMAGALLTALPTLLVYILLGRYFVRGLLAGSVKG; this is encoded by the coding sequence GTGACCACGACCGTGCCTGAAACGCGCGCAAGCGCCGCGCCGCGCCGCTTCTCGCTCTCGAGAGCCTTGGTGTACCTCGCCCTCGTCGTCGCCGCCTTGTTCTTTCTCGTGCCGATCTATCTTCTGATCGTCACGGCCCTCAAGACGCCCGACGCCATCAACCTCGACACGACTTGGCACCTGCCAGGCACGTGGAATTGGGGCAGCTTCACCGAGGCGTGGAGCAAAGTCTCGGGCGGCCTGAGAAATTCGCTTCTCCTGGCCGTCGCCGCGACCGCCCTTTCGGCCTTGTTGGGCAGCCTCAACGGGTACGCGCTGAGCAAGTGGAAGTTTCCGGGCGCGGATCTGCTGTTCGCGTTGATGCTGTTCGGGATGTTCATTCCCTACCAAGCGGTGCTCATTCCGCTGTTCCAGTTCATCAAGGGCATCGGTCTTTACGGCAGCTTGTGGGGCCTCATCCTCGCGCACGTCGTGTACGGCTTGCCGATCACCACCTTGATTTTCCGCAACTACTACTCGGAAGTGCCCGACGCGCTCATCGAGGCGTCTCGCATTGATGGCGCGGGCTTTTGGGGCATCTACAGCAAAGTCATCTTTCCGCTGAGCGTGCCCGGCTTCGTCGTCGTCGTCATTTGGCAGTTCACGCAAGTCTGGAACGAATTCCTGTTCGGCGTGACCCTTGCCAACCCGTCGAGCCAGCCGATCACGGCGGCCCTCGCCCAACTTTCCGGCGGACAAGCCGTGAGTTGGAACTTGCCGATGGCGGGCGCGTTGCTCACCGCCCTGCCGACCCTGCTCGTGTACATCCTGCTCGGCCGCTACTTCGTGCGCGGCTTGCTGGCGGGAAGCGTGAAAGGGTAA
- the hslO gene encoding Hsp33 family molecular chaperone HslO gives MLRGTAANDTLRVLAIDGTALVEEARTRHDLSRTASAALGRALIGSLLLAQVLTKTDDGRVTLRIQGDGPVGWIVVEGSADGLTRGYVRQPHADLPPRESDGKLDVRGLIGQGDLAVTRLLENSEPYTGTVELVSGEVAEDLAYYLARSEQIPSALLLGVYVEGGRVTHAGGLLVQAMPGASDETLARLEANIRAMGNITDNLRRGSILEATQRALDGLGLTLHEQATTARFECRCSEKRALWSLAYFSPAERQEMIDEGGQEVVCHWCGHKYQLQPDQIRSLDAPHAQA, from the coding sequence ATGCTGCGCGGCACCGCTGCGAACGACACCCTGCGCGTCCTCGCCATCGACGGGACCGCCCTCGTGGAAGAAGCGCGCACGCGACACGACCTCAGCCGAACGGCGTCCGCCGCGCTCGGACGCGCCCTCATCGGATCGCTGCTCCTCGCGCAAGTCCTCACGAAGACCGACGACGGACGCGTCACCTTGCGCATTCAAGGCGACGGACCCGTGGGTTGGATCGTCGTGGAAGGCTCTGCCGACGGGCTCACGCGCGGCTACGTCCGCCAACCGCATGCCGACCTGCCGCCGCGTGAAAGCGACGGCAAACTCGACGTGCGCGGGCTTATCGGCCAAGGCGACCTCGCCGTGACGCGTCTGCTGGAAAACAGCGAGCCGTACACCGGCACGGTCGAACTCGTGTCCGGCGAGGTCGCCGAGGACCTCGCGTACTACCTCGCGCGCTCCGAGCAGATTCCGAGCGCCCTGCTGCTCGGCGTGTACGTCGAAGGCGGCCGCGTCACGCACGCGGGCGGCCTGCTCGTTCAAGCCATGCCGGGCGCCAGCGACGAGACCCTCGCGCGTCTCGAAGCGAACATTCGCGCCATGGGCAACATCACCGACAACTTGCGGCGCGGCTCCATCCTCGAAGCCACGCAACGCGCCCTCGACGGCCTCGGTCTCACCTTGCACGAGCAGGCCACGACCGCCCGCTTCGAATGCCGCTGCTCCGAGAAGCGCGCGTTGTGGTCCCTCGCGTACTTCTCGCCCGCCGAGCGTCAGGAGATGATCGACGAGGGCGGCCAAGAAGTCGTATGCCACTGGTGCGGCCACAAGTACCAACTGCAACCCGACCAGATCCGCTCGCTCGACGCGCCGCACGCGCAAGCCTAA
- the lysS gene encoding lysine--tRNA ligase — protein sequence MHDGLHEQTIARLNNQKALTEAGFEAFPYAYPQTHHTSDVLTSHPGGEPGTAWEGETYALAGRLMRMRIQGGAAFMDLQDETGTLQLFFRKNDLENFALLKHLDLGDIIGVKGFPFVTKTGQVTLHVREWTPLVKALHPLPDKFHGLADPELRSRRRYLDLMTNLESRAVFKTRARILSFIRRFLEDRGFLEVEGPTLQSIPGGTEAKPFKTFHNALSHEFSLRISLELYLKRLLVGGFEKVFEIGRNYRNEGIDATHNPEFTMLEFYWAYADYNDMMALVEELLHGLVTTIHGRETITFGGREVNFARPFARLDFAAAVREAAKLGFDPMDAEALRTWANERHPEWRKVPDYKLLEKVSGEYLEPNLVNPTFLVDMPLAISPLVKKHRTRDALTERTDLFVAGFELAPIYSELNDALDQRARFEAQTARREAGDDEAHQQDEDFLLALEYGMPPAAGMGMGIDRLTMLLTDKASIRDVLLFPLLRPEKSDEAVPPEPTDE from the coding sequence ATGCACGACGGCCTTCACGAGCAGACCATCGCTCGACTCAACAATCAAAAAGCGCTGACGGAGGCGGGCTTCGAGGCCTTTCCCTACGCGTACCCGCAGACGCATCACACGTCGGACGTTCTGACGTCGCATCCGGGCGGCGAGCCCGGCACGGCGTGGGAAGGCGAGACGTACGCCCTCGCGGGTCGCCTCATGCGCATGCGCATCCAAGGCGGCGCGGCCTTCATGGACTTGCAAGACGAGACGGGCACGCTGCAACTCTTCTTCCGCAAGAACGACCTCGAGAACTTCGCGCTTCTCAAGCACCTCGACCTCGGCGACATCATCGGGGTGAAGGGCTTTCCGTTCGTCACGAAGACGGGACAGGTCACGTTGCACGTGCGAGAGTGGACGCCGCTCGTGAAGGCGCTCCATCCGCTGCCCGACAAGTTCCACGGCCTCGCCGACCCGGAATTGCGTTCACGGCGCCGCTACCTCGACCTCATGACGAACCTCGAGTCGCGCGCCGTCTTCAAGACGCGCGCGCGCATTTTGTCGTTCATTCGCCGCTTTCTCGAAGATCGCGGCTTCCTGGAAGTCGAGGGGCCGACCCTCCAGTCGATTCCGGGCGGTACGGAAGCCAAGCCGTTCAAGACGTTCCACAACGCCTTGTCACACGAGTTCTCGTTGCGCATTTCGCTCGAGCTGTACCTCAAGCGCCTGCTCGTGGGCGGCTTCGAGAAGGTCTTCGAGATCGGACGCAACTATCGCAACGAAGGCATCGACGCGACGCACAACCCCGAGTTCACGATGTTGGAGTTCTACTGGGCCTACGCGGATTACAACGACATGATGGCCCTCGTCGAAGAGCTGTTGCACGGACTCGTCACGACGATTCACGGACGCGAGACGATCACGTTCGGCGGGCGGGAAGTGAATTTCGCGCGTCCGTTCGCGCGCCTCGACTTCGCGGCGGCCGTTCGGGAAGCGGCGAAGCTCGGCTTCGATCCCATGGACGCCGAAGCGCTGCGAACGTGGGCGAACGAGCGTCACCCGGAGTGGCGCAAGGTGCCCGACTACAAGCTGCTGGAGAAGGTGAGCGGCGAGTACTTGGAGCCGAACCTCGTGAATCCGACGTTCCTCGTGGACATGCCGTTGGCGATCTCACCGCTCGTGAAGAAGCACCGCACGCGCGACGCGCTTACCGAGCGTACGGACTTGTTCGTGGCGGGCTTCGAGCTCGCGCCGATCTACTCGGAGCTCAACGACGCTCTCGATCAAAGAGCGCGCTTCGAAGCGCAGACGGCGCGCCGCGAAGCGGGGGACGACGAGGCGCATCAGCAGGACGAGGACTTCTTGCTGGCCCTCGAGTACGGCATGCCGCCCGCCGCCGGAATGGGCATGGGCATCGACCGTCTCACGATGCTCCTGACCGACAAGGCGTCGATTCGGGACGTGCTCCTCTTTCCGCTGCTGCGGCCCGAGAAGTCGGACGAAGCCGTCCCACCCGAACCCACCGACGAGTAA
- a CDS encoding carbohydrate ABC transporter permease, whose translation MARATLPRKSSTPRRRNFSADRAWSLVVLAPSVVMLAIFVYGFIARSGYLSLTDWGNDPVQALSLNPVIKFTGFDNYANLFTGFLETRFRQDLVSTLFFTVFFIAACLGLGLGLAMLLDRNPRGEGLWRTIFLFPMSLSFIVTGTIWRWMLQPSGGVNALFGLDPNNNAWLTSSSTIWSFDFNKLPLATAFVVGLVLLVVAWRAWTSGDRTRTWTAVICAALLFLWALTFGNRVQITPAPEPHGFNLAFIGIVVAAVWQMSGYTMALYLAGLRGIPDELREAARVDGAGEWGVYRHVIFPLLSPITLSAMIILGHISLKIFDLVYAMTGLNNLYTEVPALYLYITAFQGNQFAKGAAIGMVLLVLVAAVIVPYLASQFRRSDRA comes from the coding sequence ATGGCCCGCGCCACTTTGCCCCGAAAGTCGTCGACACCGCGTCGACGCAACTTCAGCGCCGATCGGGCGTGGAGCCTTGTCGTGCTCGCGCCGTCGGTCGTGATGCTCGCCATCTTCGTGTACGGCTTCATCGCGCGTTCCGGTTATCTCAGCCTCACCGATTGGGGCAACGATCCCGTACAAGCCTTGAGCCTCAACCCCGTCATCAAGTTCACGGGCTTCGACAACTACGCCAACCTCTTCACCGGCTTCCTCGAAACGCGCTTTCGACAAGACCTCGTGAGTACCTTGTTCTTCACGGTCTTCTTCATCGCGGCGTGCCTCGGGCTCGGGCTCGGCCTCGCGATGCTCCTCGACCGCAATCCGCGCGGTGAAGGCTTGTGGCGCACCATCTTCCTCTTCCCGATGAGCTTGTCGTTTATCGTGACGGGCACCATTTGGCGCTGGATGCTGCAACCGTCGGGCGGCGTGAACGCCTTGTTCGGACTCGACCCGAACAACAACGCGTGGCTCACGAGCTCGTCCACCATCTGGAGTTTCGACTTCAACAAGTTGCCGCTCGCCACGGCCTTCGTCGTGGGCCTCGTGCTGCTCGTCGTGGCGTGGCGCGCGTGGACGTCGGGCGACCGGACGCGCACGTGGACCGCCGTCATCTGCGCCGCCCTGCTCTTCTTGTGGGCCTTGACGTTCGGCAACCGCGTCCAAATCACGCCCGCGCCCGAGCCGCACGGCTTCAACCTCGCCTTCATCGGCATCGTCGTCGCCGCCGTTTGGCAGATGTCGGGCTACACGATGGCGCTGTACCTCGCCGGGCTGCGCGGCATTCCCGACGAGCTCCGAGAAGCGGCGCGCGTCGACGGGGCCGGCGAGTGGGGCGTGTACCGCCACGTCATCTTCCCGCTGCTGTCGCCGATCACCTTGAGCGCGATGATCATCCTCGGCCACATTTCCCTCAAGATCTTCGACCTCGTATACGCCATGACGGGCCTCAACAACCTCTACACCGAGGTGCCCGCCTTGTACCTGTACATCACGGCGTTCCAAGGCAACCAGTTCGCGAAGGGCGCCGCGATCGGCATGGTGCTGCTCGTGCTCGTCGCCGCCGTCATCGTGCCGTACCTCGCCTCGCAATTCCGAAGGAGTGACCGCGCGTGA